The nucleotide window GATGCGTATATTATTTGTATGCTTAGGTAATATTTGCAGGTCGCCTATGGCAGAGGCTGTTATGCGTAATTTACTGGAGCAGCGTGGGTTAAGCGAGCAAATTACAGTCGATTCGGCAGGCACAAGCAGCTGGCATGTTGGTGAAGCGCCACATAAAGGGACGCAGGCGAAGCTAGGAGAGTATGGAATTACAACAACAGGTATGCAATGCCGTCAGCTAACGAGCAGCGATTTTACGGAATTTGATTATATTGTTGGAATGGATGCGAGCAATGTGGACAATATTCGCACAATGCTTAGGCAGCCAGATGACGCAAAAATCTTCCGCTTTTTAGATTTGACATCGCATCAAAAGGATGTACCAGACCCTTGGTATACAGATGATTTTCAAGAAACATATGATCTTTGCTTAGAGGGCTGTGAGGCTTTGCTGAAGAAGGCTTTAAAAGCGCGTTCACGATAATTGTCGTGAACGCGTTTTTTATCAAGCTTAAAATAAAGTTCCTTATAATTTGCACGATAAAAGGAGTAGCACACTTGTAAAACGGGTACGAATATAGAAAAAGATTAATCGGAGGGACATTGTATGGATGTGAAGGGAAGACGTAAAAGTAGCAATGTGGAAGACCGCCGTGGCATGAGTGCCGGAAAAGTTGGGGGTGGCTTAGGCGGTATCGGGATTATTATTGTTATTATTTATACATTGCTAAGTGGTGGCGATGCGGGCGATGTGTTAAATACAGTGACGAAAAGCATTACACAAAATGGACAAGTAGCTGAGGAATATACACCGACACCTGAAGAGGAGGAGTTAGCGGAATTTGTATCAGTCGTGTTAGCAGATACAGAGGATGTATGGGCGAAAGTTTTTGAAGAAAATGATATGACCTATACAAATCCAACGCTTGTGCTGTTTACGGAAAGTGTTAGCTCAGGTTGCGGGATGCAAAGCGCGGCGGTTGGACCATTTTATTGTCCAGCAGACCATAAGCTATATATTGATTTAAGTTTTTACGGTGAATTGAAAAATCGCTTTAAAGCACCTGGCGATTTTGCGATGGCATACGTTGTGGCACACGAGGTTGGGCATCATGTCCAAACATTATTAGGCACTTCGCAAAAGGTGCATGCATTAAATGGAAAAGTGACAGATGTAGAATATAATGAGCAAGTGAAGCGCCTTGAATTGCAGGCAGATTATTTAGCTGGTGTGTGGGCACATCATGTGAAAAATCAAGGTTATTTAGAGGAAGGCGATTTTGAAGAAGCATTGACTGCTGCCAATGCGATTGGTGATGATACATTGCAAATGGAGGCGCGCGGCTATGTTGTGCCAGAAAGCTTCACACATGGTACGAGTGAGCAACGCATGCGCTGGTTTAAGAAAGGCTACCAAAATGGCACATTGCAAGGTAGCGATACGTTTAATGCAAAGGACTTGTAATTACCATTTTCATTTCCTGACTTTTTATGTATAATTAATAGGTTAAAATTTCATTACTACAATTTTTATATAAATGAAAGAGAGTGAATCCTAATGGGGCGTAAATGGAATAACATTAAGGACAAAAAAGCAGGGAAAGATGCAGCAAATAGCCGAGTTTATGCAAAGTTTGGTCGTGAGATTTATGTAGCTGCAAAATCTGGGGAGCCAAATCCAGAATCAAATCGCGCATTAAAAACAGTTTTAGAGCGCGCAAAAACATACTCTGTACCGAAGCATATTATTGAAAAAGCAATCGACAAAGCAAAAGGTGGCGGCGATGAGCAATTTGACGAGCTACGCTACGAGGGCTTTGGTGTAGGTGGCACAATGGTCATCGTTGATGCTTTAACAAATAACGTTAACCGTACTGCTTCAGAAGTGCGTGCTGCATTTGGTAAAAACGGAGGAAACATGGGCGTAAGTGGTTCAGCTGCACATATGTTCCAAAGCACAGCAGTATTCGGCATTGAAGGCAAAACAGAGGATGAAGTGCTAGAAATTTTAATGGAAGCGGATTTAGATGCACGTGACATTATCGATGAAGATGGTACAATCATTATTTATGCAGAGCCAGACCAATTCCATGCAACACAGGAAGTATTCAAAGAAGCAGGCATTGAAGAATTCGCAGTAGCCGAATTATCAATGCTACCAATGACAGAAGTTGCTTTAACAGATGATGATTTAGCAAAATTCGAAAAAATGATTGATGCGTTAGAAGACTTAGAGGATGTACAACGTGTTTACCATAATGCAGATTTAGGAGAATAAATAGCAATATATAAGACATTGTGAATTAAAAATTTCACAGTGTCTTTTTTATATGACAATATTGTGAAATATTTAGCTAAAAAAATTTGACTATTGTGAATTTTGTCGAAGTAAGTCACAATATTTAGTAACGTTTAAGAAAAGGAAGGGAGATTATTTATGCGACGCAAGGATAGATTAGCAAGCCGCATTGTAGCAATTACTATTGCCGTTTTTATTGTCCTAATAGCAATGAATGTTTTTATGACAATTTATAGCACAGAAAAATCTGTGAAAGCCACTTTAGGAGAGCATAGTGTAACGGTAGCTCAAAATATAGCTGAGTATTTAGATATTGAGGGCTATAAGCAGTTAGTAAATGCACCAGAAGAGAGTACATTATATTGGGAATTACGCGAGCAATTAAATGATTTACGTGAAAAAAATGGTGTGTTGTATGCTTATACATTTGCTCCACCTACAAACGGTAAAGAAGGAAAGGCTGTTTTTTTAGTTGATGGCATGCCAGCGGATGATCATGAAAATGCAGCCACTATTGGTGATGAATCTAGCGCGACATCAAATGCTGACCTTGTACAAGCACTAAAGGATGATTATTACTATACAAATATAATTGAAAGTGAATATGGACAATTTATTTCAGGAACAATTCCCGTAAAGGATGCAAATGGTGAGGTTGTCTTTTATTTAGGAATCGATATGGATGCTGGCTATGTTGACGTCATTAGCGGTTTAATTGCAAAGGAAGTTATTCCTACTATAGTTATTATATTTAGCGTTATTGCTATTTTAGGTCTAGTGATTCTTTACTATTATATTAATAAATCACTCCGTCCTTTAAAATCATTGAAGGAGTCCGCAACATACTTAGCTGAGGGCAATATTAAAGAGGCTAATCATGTGGTTTCTAACATCGATATGGCAAATGGCAATGAAATTTCTTTATTTGCAAAGGATTTTACAAATGCATTAAAACAGCTTACAAAGACATTTGACACGATTCATGTAAAGGTAAACAGCTTGGAGCAGGCAGTTGAAGATATTAATTCGACGGCACACCATGTAAATAATTCGAATAATGCCATCGCTGCAAGTGTCACGCAAATTGCAGAGGGTAGTGGTAAGCAGCAAGTTAGCAATGATGAAGTTATGCAAGCAATGAGCGAAATGACAATTGGCATTCAAAGATTAGCTGATTCAACAAGCGATATTGCCGAATCCTCGAATGATATGACAGAGTTAGTTGAGAAAAGCACGTCGAACTCAAAGCAAGTGGTTCAGCAAATTCAAAGTGTGGAAACATCGGTTATTCGCACATCCGAGCAAGTGCGTGAGATGGGTGAACGGTTCCATTCGATTGAAGAAATGATTAATGTCATTACAAGCATCGCAGATCAAACAAATTTATTAGCATTAAATGCTGCAATTGAAGCAGCAAGAGCAGGTGAAGCTGGTAAAGGCTTTGCTGTAGTAGCGGATGAGGTGCGCAAGCTAGCAGAAATGTCACGCACATCGGCGGATGATATTCACAGTCATTTACAAAGCTTCTTAGAAATTGCAGAGCGCGCATTAAGCGAAATGGCTGTTAGCACACAGGATGTTAAAGAAGGAAGTTTAGCTGTAACTGCAATCGGTGAAAACTTAGAAAATATTTTACAGGCTGTTTTGCGAGTAAATAATAATATTCAAGAAAACTCGGCAGTGATTGAGCAAATGTCAGCAAGCTCTGAGGAAATATTAGCGTCTGCTGAAGACATGAGCCAGCTCGTTAACAATACGACAGCGCAAACACAGGAAGTCGCAAAATCAATCGATGTTCAAGTTGATATGGTAGAAAAATTAAATGAAGTAGTAGAAAAGCTTGATACTACTTCAAAAGATGTTGTAAATGAGATTGAGAAATTTAAATTATAATTAGGATGGCTGGAAATAGGCTAGTGTATTTTGAAACATAGTTACTTTATAATACTAGATTTAAGTTTTTAAATAAATAAACCGTCCCCTCTGTGATTGTATATCGCAGAGGGGGCGGTTTTGTTAATTTACCATTTAGAAAATAATTTTTTTCTCTGAAAACCAAAACTAAAATGATTTAAGTATATGCTTTAGAAAAGATATCGTAAAAAGTGAAGGGAATTTGCCTATTTGCAAAATATATACCATTTTATATATGCTTAAACCCATAATTATCTATTTATTCAAAAATTACAGAAATGTTTGAATTTATAGGTTTTATGATATATAATGGAAATATATTCAGGTAGGAGGTGAATCATATGAAGTTACGTGAACAATTAGAGCGTTTAGAAGTTTCAGATACTAAACAAAAAGTTGCAGCTAACTCAGGTGTTAGCAATAGCTGCACAAGCGGTGGCTGTCACACTATCGTAATCAGTTAAATATTCATGTGTTAATCACTTTGTTACATCCATAAATGAACGATTTTTATTATTTTTAATAAAAATCGTTCATTTATTTACTTTTTAAGACGAGGAGGTAAGTTCTTATGAAAGAATTTATGCATGAATTCGAAACAAAATACCTAAAAGTAGATATAAATAACTTCTATTTCAAAGCTAATTTAAAAAATGAGAAACATATGACCATTAGTGATGCGTTTCCTTTTAGATATACTATATTTGATAATGCACAGCATCTTCAGGGGTGGAAAATACATCTTTCTCCCACATTGGATCAATACCCTTTAGTATTAAGCCAAGTAACTAAAATTCTTCAAAATAAAAGAATTTCTTTTAAATATGTTGCGGATATGAGGGCATTCACATTTTTATCAAGTAAAAACACAAGCATTAGCCAATTCGGTAAATACATAACTATTTACCCTTCGGATAAAGCAGAATTTATAGAAATAATTGAGAGAATATATTCAGAAATTAGCTGTGAAACTGGGGTGCAGGTTCCTTCAGATCAAAGATATAAAAATAGTAGCTTTATTTATTATAGATACGGAGCTGCTTTTCCTAAATATGAAATTTCTAATGAAAATGAGAGAAACTATAATATAATGAATGGGTTTGCGGAACTAAAGGAAGATGTTAGAAAAGGGTATTTCACTCTTCCTTCAGGCATTGAAGATCCTTTTGAGAATAGCACATGGAGCGATGAAATTATTCAAGAAGTTCCAGTAAAAGGACACCTAACTAATAACACTTTTTCAGTCAATAAAATATTGAGACACTGTGCTACTGGAAATGTTTATGAAGGATATAATGATGTAAATAATGAAGCGGTTATTATAAAGGAAGGGCGATTGGGAGGAATTCCTTCTATGGAAGAGCCTTTGTATAGAGCTCAAAAAGCTCGAATGAACGAATTTCAATTCTTCAACGAAAATAGCGATAAATATAATATGTTATTTCCTAAAGCGATAGATTATTTTTACGATGAAGATTCTGTATTTATCATAATGGAGAAACTTGAAGGTAAATCTCTAAAAGAATTTATTACTGAAAGTCCCATTTTAAAACCTGAAAAATCGGAAGAGGAAAAGGCGGATTTCATAAAATCCCTTAAGGATATTTTTAATCAGATTTTTGATTTCATATTACAGTTACATTCAAATGATCTTGTTTTCAATGACATTTCTGATGACAATTTTTTTATAACAGCTGAAAATAAAGTTGCTTTAATTGATGCAGAAGGAATTTCTAATATTCAAGATAACAAATGGTATGGTATGGGCACAGATAGATTTATGTATAGAATGCCAAAGGGTATTAAAAGTGAGGCTAAAGATTTATACATGTTTTCACAGCTCATTTTATACTCTGTAATAGGGAGAAATAAAGGTTATTCCTTTGATGAAAAGTATTACGAAAAAGAATATAGTGCAATCTTGTACAAACTTCCTATAGGCACACGAGGTTTATTTAATGCTGGCATGATGTTAATGAATCATGTATTAAAAGGGAATTTAACTAGTGATGTTAGTGCAGAATTTAAAGAACTTTTATTCACTGATGAAGAAACATCCCCTTTAAATGAAAATAGCTTACAGCCAAAAGATCTTATTGCACGTATTGGCAATATTGAAAAAATTTTATTAAGATATTACTCTAATTTATTTGCAGATAATCCAAACAACATATTTAAGTTTGCTACTTCTGACTATCATCACAATAGATTATCTTTAGTATATGGATTGCCAGGTGTTTCTTTATGCTTGCGGGATTTCAACATCATTGATGATCAGCAGTTGCTAGACGTAGCCCATATACTACAAGAGTATGCTTTAAAAAACGAAAATATAAGTAGACTAAATGATGGTTTAGTTTTTGGTAAAGCTGGGTTTACACTGTATCTCTCACAGGCTGGAGTGCCTATGGAAAATAATCATTTCTTTTTTAATTTGATAAAAGCTTTAAGTAAATACAATTTTGTGAATTTAGATTTTGCTAATGGCTTATCTGGCATTTATGTGAGCCTAAAGCTAATTAATCAATCTGGCAATTATCCAGATCTAAGTAAATGGATTACTATAGTCAAACAACACTTAGGAAGTACAACGTGGCCGATTAGTAAATATCAAGGATTAGAGTATGGCAACACAGGTTTAGCATTTTCGTTAATATTTGCAGAGGAAAATATTGATAATTGGGATATTGCATACAAAAATATTGGGGAAGATTTACAGACAGTTAAAGATGACTCAATTTTCTCAGGCTTGTCGTATAGTGTTCAGGAGTGGCCAAATATTAGATCTCCGTATCTTTTTTCAGGTAGTGCAGGATCAATTTTAGTTTTACTTCACTATTATCACAATACAGGAGAGCCAGATTGGGCTTTTTTAAAGGAATTAGTTTTATCTTTAAAATCACCATTCTTCTACAATTATGGAGTGACATATGGAACTACTGGATTAGCACTAGTTATTATGGGAATTTTATTACTTCCTAATATCCCTCAGGACTTTAAAGAAGAATTAGAGGATATGCTTACTCACAAAATAAACTATGTAGCAACACATTTTCAAAGTAATAATGGCGCAATAGGGTTTTTAGGAGATAAGCAATCATTTTATGCAGATGATTTTGGAAATGGGGGCTTAGGCATTCTTAAAGTCTTCAAATTATACAAAGAATATGTAGCAGATAAATTGACATGGGATAATTTAAGTTTCAGCTCATTACCGATACTTCCATGTAAACAAGAAAATCTCGTAAATAACAAGGAGTACGTTTTATAAAATTAGTACTCGCTATGGAGGCAAATATTTACGAGGAGGAAAGAAATGATTAAATTGGTTATCAACTTATTTCAAGGAAAGTGGAAACTCACATTTATCAGCTTTCTCATGTTAATCGTACTCTCTTTAGATGGGATTGTTCTTCCATATTTTTTAGGTAAATTTACAGATGTGATGACCAATCAAGAATATAGTCAAATACCCTTATTACTGTTTATATGGTTTATATTGTGGCTGCTAATTATAGCAGCCCAATTATCGAATGCCTATTTCTTTGGTAAAGTGAGAAGCAAGATAAATATTGATCTAAAAGATAAAATGTTTAAAAAGTCATATGATGCTGGCAATAGCAAAGTTCCAGCTAGCCAGTACATATCGACTATTACTTCGGATATAAAGCAGATTGAACAAGATTTTATCAATAACACAATGAATTTTGTCTATAGTATATTACAAGGTGGTATTACGTTAGTATTTTTATTGTTTATCAACTGGAAAGTTGGCATTATCTTTGTGTTACTTGGAACCCTGCCTACCTTTATTCCTAAGCTGACATCACGTTGGCTTCAAAAAGGAACAGAGAATTGGCAGGAAGCAAATCAACAGTATATAGGGCAACTTGAAGATGGCTTGAATGCAAGGAATTTAGTGAAACGTTATGGTGCTCAAAATTTCATATTTAAACAATTGCTAGTGGGAGTAACAACAGAACAAAATAAATACTTTTCTATGAACTTTAAAAGGTCCACATCTGCATTCTATGTTGGTGCACTATATGTCGTCTCGGCAATGGGGTCATTATCATATGGTGCATGGTCCGTTATCAATGGGGAAATATCTGCTGGTATGCTCATCACCATTTATATGGCTGCTGATCGAGTAGTAACACCACTTATTTCCTTGGCGAATATTTATAATGCGATGACAGCTTCGGAACCTTTACTTAGAAAAGTGCTAAATGAAGAACCAAGTCATACACAACCAACAGAGCCAGTGTTTACTAAAAACAATGATTATTTAATATCTTTGGAAAATGTGAATATTGGATTTAAAGAGAACAAGCCAATTTTAGAAAGTATTAATCTTCAAGTCGAACAAGGTGATCGTATTTTAATAGAAGGGGCTTCGGGATCTGGTAAATCAACATTGTTAAAAACGATGATGAATGAGCAGGATGTATTGTCAGGGGAAATTCAATATAGTAGCAACTTACAAGGAAATTTAACAGAAGCATTTGCAGTTGTTGAGCAACAGCCGTTTGTTTTCCGTAATACATTAAAATACAATTTAATAATTGGCCAAGAAATAGCTGATGAAAAATTGTATGAGGTTTTGCACCAAGTAGGTTTGAATCGCCTAGCGAATGAAGAAGGTTTACAAATCCAACTAGGTAGTGATGCTCACCAGCTATCTGGCGGGGAGTTGAAGCGATTAGAGGTAGCACGTGCAATGCTATCTAATAAGGAGATTCTTGTTGTAGATGAGGCACTTTCAGGGTTGGACGGGGAGAGTGCGGACCGTTTGAATCAGCTAATTACAAGCTATCCTGGAACTATTATCAATATTGAACATAGAATAGATGAAGAAATACGAGAGCGATTTAACAAAAAACTGAAGCTTTAGAGAATAGATTTAAAATTAACTAGCGCCTACCACTTAGATGGTATGTGCTAGTTGTTTTTTACTTACGAGAGCATTTTGTAATAATTATTAGGTTTTCTTCCTCGCAGTCCCTATTTATGTAATAATATTAGTTATATGTTATTGGAATAGAAATATAGGAGATGGTGAAAATGACACGTTTTTTAAAATCTATACAAGGTAAGTTGCTTGTCTTCTCATTTTTAATTTTTTTTATACCAAGTCTTATTATTAGTGTTATCAGTTATATGACGGCAAAGCAAGGAATGGACGAGCTAGGAGAAACGGTTATTAAAAATAGCGTAGAAACAGCTTTGCAATTAATTGAATCGACCAATTACGAAGTGGAACAAGGGGTATTAACGCTTGAGGAAGCGAAGGAACGTGTGAAAACACAGCTGATTGGTGCAATGGATGCAGAAGGAAAGCGTTTACTTACATATCCAGCAAACCTAGGAGAAAACGGCTACATTTATATTTTAGGCCATGACGGAACATTGCTGGGGCACCCTACACGCGAAGGGGAAAGCTTATGGGAAAGTAAGGATAGCTCAGGAAATTATTTTATTAGGGAAGTAAAAGATAAAGCATTAGCAGGTGGGGGATTTACCCATTATGATTTTGAGCTGCCAGGACAAACGGTTGTCGCACCAAAATTGATTTATTCAAAGTTAGACCCGCATTGGGATTGGATTGTAGCCTCAGGCACATATATGCAAGATTTCAATGAACCGGTTAACGACTTAGTTAAAGTTATTATAGTAACTCTTATTATTTCAGCTATAGCAGGTGGTATTGTAGCAGTGATCTTCTCTCGCTATTTAGCCATTCCATTAGTACGCTTGTCGAGACGAGTGAGTCAAGTAGCAAAAGGAAATTTGATGGTAACGATTGACCAGCTTAATCGACAGGATGAGGTTGGGACTTTGAACGAGGGCTTTAATAATATGGTTATTCAATTAAAGGAGCTTATTTCAAATGTGGAGCATTCAATCTCCGAAATTCAAACGACCTCTAGCAATTTATCTGCGGTTGCAGAAGAAACGACGGCATTAGGAGAAACGATTGTTCAGTCAGTAGGAGAGGTTACAACAGGTGCTGCACAACAGGCAATAGACACTGAGCAAGCAAGTCGTTCGACAACTGAGTTTGCTACTCAAATTGAAGTATTACATGCGAAAAACGAAACGATGCTAACAGCATCTGGTGAGATGCGTAGTTCCAATGAGCGAGGGGTAGCGAATTTAGAACAACTACAGCAAAGCTCTGAGGAATCAAATGAGTTAATGATACAAATGCAAAAAGTATTTCATAATTTAATGCAAAAGTTAGATGAAATTGAAGGAATCGTTAGTACAATTAATGAAATTTCTGACCAAACAAATTTATTAGCATTGAATGCCTCAATTGAAGCGGCGAGAGCCGGGGAGCATGGAAAAGGTTTTGCGGTTGTAGCAGAGGAAGTGCGCAAATTAGCTGATCAAACACAGCAAGCAACAGGAGAAGTAAGAGGTACGCTACGTGGAATTGAAGAAGAAACAAGCCGAGTAACAAATGAAATGGAAAAAGCAGCAGTAATTGTCCAAAAGCAACGACAGTCTGTGATGACAACGCAAGGCTCATTTGAAGCAATTGAAAAATCAGTCGAGCACATTACAGCGATTATTTATGATATATCGAAGAGCGTCAATCAATTGAATGCCTCGAAAAATGAAATGTTAGTGTCGATGGAGAGCATCGCCAATATTAGTGAGAAAAACGCAACTGTAACGAAGGAAGTCACTGCATCGGTAGAAGAGCAGCAACATGCAGTGGAGGTTGTTACAAATTCCGCAAATGAGTTGACGAATGAAATTACGAGATTACAAGAGGCGATTATAAGTGCCTGGCACACAAACAATTCTGACAATTGACGACAATTCAAGATATTATTCTTCGGAATAGTTGCAAAATAGCGAATAGTAGTAAATAATTAAAAGCGAATTGAATGTTCTTGATTTAAGAACATAGCTTTAGTTAAGGCGTCATTGATTCAAACACAATTTGAAGGTGGGGACATCATGGGAGTAACATTTAAAGATTACGAGTATAAGCGTCCAAATTTAGATGAAATGAAAGTGGCTGTACGTGCGTTGATTGAGGAGTTCAAAAATGCACAAAGCGTGGAGGAACAAAGCGCAGTTATTGAAAAAATTAATGAACATCGCAATAATTTCTCAACGCAAGCGAATTTAGTTTATATTCGCGCATCAATTGATACGAACGATACTTTTTATCAAGCAGAGCGTGATTATTTAGATGAGGCAACACCACAGGCGGAAGAAATCGTATTTGAATATTATCAAGAGCTTGTGAAATCACCCTTCCGTGCACAGCTTGAAGAAAAATGGGGAACACAGCTTTTTGCATTAGCTGAAAATCAAATTAAAGGCTTTTCACCAGAAGTGATTGGACTAATGCAACAGCAAAATAAGCTAGTTTCAGAATATAGTAAGCTTGTAGCATCTGCACAAATTGAATTTGATGGTAAAACATTAACCTTGGCACAGTTAGGACCATACGGTGAATCATTAGATCGCAATGTTCGTAAAGAGGCACGTGAGGCAAGTGTTAATTTCTATGCACAGAACGGTGAAAAATTCGATGAAATTTACGATAAACTAGTAAAGCTACGTCATGAAATTGCGACAAAGCTAGGCTTTAAAAATTATGTAGAATTAGGCTATGTGAATATGAATCGCATTGATTACAATGCCGAGATGGTGGAAAAGTTCCGTAACCAAGTGCGCGACTTTATCGTGCCGGTCGCAACAGAGCTTTATAAACGTCAAGCGAAGCGTATTGGCGTTGAAGACTTTAAATATTATGATGAGGGCTTGAATTTCTTAACAGGTAATGCAAAGCCACAAGGTACTCCTGAATGGATTATTGAAAATGGTAAGAAAATGTATGAGGAGCTGTCAAAGGAAACAGGCGAGTTCTTCAACTTTATGATTGACCATGAGCTAATGGATTTAGTAGCGAAAACTGGAAAAGAAAGTGGCGGCTATTGTACGTTTATCGATGACTACAATTCACCATTTATTTTCTCGAACTTCAATGGTACATCAGGCGATATCGATGTATTAACACATGAGGCTGGTCATGCATTCCAAGTATACTCTAGCCGCAATATCGGTATTCCAGAGT belongs to Lysinibacillus louembei and includes:
- a CDS encoding M3 family oligoendopeptidase; translated protein: MGVTFKDYEYKRPNLDEMKVAVRALIEEFKNAQSVEEQSAVIEKINEHRNNFSTQANLVYIRASIDTNDTFYQAERDYLDEATPQAEEIVFEYYQELVKSPFRAQLEEKWGTQLFALAENQIKGFSPEVIGLMQQQNKLVSEYSKLVASAQIEFDGKTLTLAQLGPYGESLDRNVRKEAREASVNFYAQNGEKFDEIYDKLVKLRHEIATKLGFKNYVELGYVNMNRIDYNAEMVEKFRNQVRDFIVPVATELYKRQAKRIGVEDFKYYDEGLNFLTGNAKPQGTPEWIIENGKKMYEELSKETGEFFNFMIDHELMDLVAKTGKESGGYCTFIDDYNSPFIFSNFNGTSGDIDVLTHEAGHAFQVYSSRNIGIPEYLWPTYESAEIHSMSMEFFTWPWMELFFKEQTDKYKFSHLSSSLLFLPYGVAVDEFQHVVYANPEMTPAERKAAWKEIEAKYLPHRDFDGNAYLEAGGFWQRQGHIYASPFYYIDYTLAQICAFQFWKRSREDFASAWKDYVHLCGLGGSQSFTNLVREAGLISPFESGCVESVIGTIQDYLNSIDDTQL